A genomic region of Lysinibacillus sp. 2017 contains the following coding sequences:
- a CDS encoding response regulator, which translates to MSKKILIVDDAAFMRMMIKDILTKNGFEVVGEAADGLQAIEKYNELRPDLVTMDITMPEMDGIAALKAIKGTDPSAVVIMCSAMGQQAMVIDAIQAGAKDFIVKPFQADRVIEAIQKALG; encoded by the coding sequence ATGTCTAAAAAGATTTTAATTGTTGACGATGCAGCATTCATGCGCATGATGATTAAAGACATTTTAACGAAAAATGGGTTTGAAGTAGTTGGAGAAGCAGCTGATGGACTTCAAGCAATAGAAAAGTACAATGAATTACGTCCAGATCTAGTAACAATGGATATTACAATGCCTGAAATGGATGGTATCGCAGCTTTAAAAGCAATTAAAGGTACAGATCCAAGTGCTGTAGTTATTATGTGTTCTGCAATGGGTCAACAAGCGATGGTAATTGATGCAATTCAAGCTGGCGCAAAAGACTTTATTGTTAAACCTTTCCAAGCTGATCGTGTAATTGAAGCAATTCAAAAAGCTTTAGGTTGA
- a CDS encoding flagellar biosynthetic protein FliO: MQAKKSFRFWLVVGIVWMSILFAPISNGTFASNNTFIGDCIESPDQCEDTNTSDDDTESSESSSVSMGPWEYIKILLALVFVIGLLLFVLKFLNKRNIKYQQNSVIKNVGGMSVGPQKSVQLLLIGNKIYVVGVGEDVHLLKEIDAQQDVEQLVKQIESNQSTAMTTPYIAELFKKFNKKDQPKDISDNTKFNDMFNEKIGQLKQERSDEIERWKEQERDKE; this comes from the coding sequence ATGCAAGCAAAAAAATCATTTCGATTTTGGCTAGTTGTTGGAATAGTATGGATGTCTATATTGTTCGCACCAATTTCAAATGGAACTTTTGCATCGAATAATACATTTATAGGCGATTGTATAGAAAGCCCAGATCAATGTGAAGATACAAATACTTCGGATGACGATACAGAATCTTCTGAATCGTCATCTGTTAGTATGGGGCCATGGGAATACATTAAAATTCTTTTGGCACTTGTTTTCGTCATTGGTCTATTATTATTCGTTTTAAAGTTTTTAAATAAAAGAAACATAAAATATCAACAAAACTCCGTTATTAAAAACGTCGGAGGGATGTCAGTAGGACCGCAAAAGTCTGTACAATTACTATTAATTGGTAATAAAATTTATGTTGTAGGTGTGGGCGAAGATGTTCATCTCCTTAAAGAAATTGATGCACAACAAGATGTTGAACAATTAGTCAAACAAATTGAAAGTAACCAATCAACAGCAATGACAACTCCTTATATTGCGGAATTATTTAAGAAATTCAATAAGAAAGATCAGCCTAAGGATATTTCTGATAATACCAAATTTAATGATATGTTTAATGAAAAAATTGGTCAATTAAAGCAAGAACGTAGCGATGAAATAGAGCGCTGGAAAGAACAGGAGCGTGACAAAGAGTGA
- the fliP gene encoding flagellar type III secretion system pore protein FliP (The bacterial flagellar biogenesis protein FliP forms a type III secretion system (T3SS)-type pore required for flagellar assembly.) — MTDILSVFSESDPGNVSSSVTLLFLLTVLSLAPSILILMTSFARIVIVLSFTRTALATNQMPPNQVIVGLALFLTFFIMAPTFSEVNEQALQPLFDEEINLEEAYERATIPFKEFMAQHTRQKDLELFLEYNQSEYPNTIEEIPLTLLVPAYALSEIKTAFQMGFMIFIPFLVIDMVVASTLMSMGMMMLPPVMISLPFKILLFILVDGWYLVMKSLLQSF, encoded by the coding sequence GTGACAGATATTCTTTCCGTCTTTTCAGAAAGTGATCCGGGGAATGTATCCTCATCGGTTACACTTTTATTCCTGTTAACCGTATTATCATTAGCACCAAGTATTCTAATTTTAATGACGTCATTTGCACGAATTGTCATTGTTTTGTCATTTACACGTACAGCGCTTGCGACAAACCAAATGCCACCGAACCAAGTAATTGTTGGGTTAGCATTATTTTTAACGTTCTTTATTATGGCGCCAACATTTTCAGAGGTAAACGAGCAAGCATTACAGCCATTATTCGACGAGGAAATTAATTTAGAAGAAGCCTATGAGCGCGCAACAATTCCTTTTAAAGAATTTATGGCACAACATACAAGGCAAAAGGATTTAGAGCTGTTTTTAGAATATAATCAGTCGGAATATCCAAATACGATTGAAGAAATTCCATTAACACTTTTAGTTCCAGCATATGCTTTAAGTGAAATTAAAACAGCATTTCAAATGGGCTTCATGATCTTCATCCCATTTTTAGTAATTGATATGGTTGTCGCAAGTACACTGATGTCAATGGGTATGATGATGTTGCCTCCAGTAATGATTTCGCTACCATTCAAAATTTTGTTATTCAT